In a genomic window of Streptomyces pristinaespiralis:
- a CDS encoding acyl-CoA thioesterase: MTNPAERLVDLLDLERIEVNIFRGLSPNESLQRVFGGQVAGQALVAAGRTTDGDRPVHSLHAYFLRPGRPGVPIVYQVERVRDGRSFTTRRVTAVQEGRTIFNLTASFHRPEPGSIEHQLPPRLDFPDPESLPTVATEIREHLGELPEALERMARRQPFDIRYVDRLRWTADEIKDADPRSAVWMRAVGPLGDDPLVHTCALTYASDMTLLDAVRIPVEPLWGRRGFDMASLDHAMWFHRPFRADEWFLYDQESPISTGGRGLARGRIYDREGRLLVSVVQEGLFRPV, translated from the coding sequence ATGACGAATCCGGCCGAGCGTCTGGTCGATCTGCTCGATCTGGAACGGATCGAGGTCAACATCTTCCGGGGACTCAGCCCGAACGAGTCCCTCCAGCGTGTCTTCGGCGGGCAGGTGGCGGGTCAGGCCCTGGTCGCCGCGGGCAGGACCACGGACGGCGACCGTCCGGTCCATTCGCTGCACGCCTACTTCCTGCGTCCGGGACGCCCCGGGGTGCCGATCGTGTACCAGGTCGAACGGGTCCGGGACGGCCGCTCGTTCACCACCCGCCGGGTCACCGCGGTGCAGGAGGGACGCACGATCTTCAACCTGACGGCGTCGTTCCACCGCCCCGAGCCGGGCAGCATCGAGCACCAGCTGCCGCCGCGTCTCGACTTCCCGGACCCCGAGTCGCTGCCCACCGTGGCGACGGAGATCCGGGAGCATCTGGGCGAGCTGCCGGAGGCGCTGGAGCGGATGGCCCGGCGCCAGCCGTTCGACATCCGCTACGTGGACCGGCTGCGCTGGACTGCGGACGAGATCAAGGACGCCGACCCGCGCAGCGCCGTCTGGATGCGTGCGGTCGGCCCGCTCGGCGACGATCCGCTGGTGCACACCTGCGCGCTGACGTACGCGAGCGACATGACGCTGCTGGACGCGGTGCGCATCCCGGTCGAGCCGCTGTGGGGGCGCCGGGGCTTCGACATGGCCTCGCTGGACCACGCCATGTGGTTCCACCGGCCCTTCCGCGCCGACGAGTGGTTCCTCTACGACCAGGAGTCGCCGATCTCGACGGGCGGCCGTGGGCTCGCCCGCGGCCGGATCTACGACCGTGAGGGCCGGCTGCTGGTGTCGGTGGTGCAGGAGGGCCTGTTCCGGCCGGTGTAG
- a CDS encoding acyl-CoA dehydrogenase family protein translates to MTEFTLDLNEDQKQVRDWLNGFAKDVMRPAAAEWDEREETPWPVIQEAAKLGIYSLDFYAQQFFDPTGLGIPMAMEELFWGDAGIALSIVGTGLAAVGVLANGTEEQIGTWIPQMYGDANDVKVAAFCSSEPDAGSDVASMRTRAVYDEAKDEWVLNGTKTWATNGGIAGVHVVVAVVDPELGSKGHASFIVPPNTPGLSQGQKFKKHGIRASHTAEVVLEDVRVPGGCLLGGKEKLDERLARARERAKAGGGERVKNAAMATFEASRPAVGAMAVGTARAAYEVALDYATTREQFGRPIIDNQGIAFQLADMRTRIDAARLLVWRASWMATTGKPFTSAEGSMSKLFASETAKQVTAQAIQILGGNGFTREYPVERMHRDAAIYTIFEGTSEIQRLVIARTLSGMPIR, encoded by the coding sequence ATGACCGAGTTCACGCTCGATCTCAACGAGGATCAGAAGCAGGTCCGTGACTGGCTCAACGGTTTCGCCAAGGACGTCATGCGACCCGCCGCCGCCGAGTGGGACGAGCGTGAGGAGACCCCCTGGCCCGTGATCCAGGAGGCGGCCAAGCTCGGAATCTACTCCCTCGACTTCTACGCCCAGCAGTTCTTCGACCCCACCGGCCTCGGCATCCCGATGGCGATGGAGGAACTGTTCTGGGGCGACGCCGGCATAGCGCTCTCCATCGTCGGCACCGGGCTCGCCGCCGTGGGCGTCCTCGCCAACGGCACGGAGGAGCAGATCGGCACCTGGATCCCGCAGATGTACGGCGACGCGAACGATGTGAAGGTCGCCGCCTTCTGCTCCTCGGAGCCGGACGCCGGTTCCGACGTCGCCTCCATGCGCACCCGCGCCGTGTACGACGAGGCGAAGGACGAGTGGGTGCTCAACGGCACCAAGACCTGGGCGACCAACGGCGGTATCGCAGGCGTCCACGTCGTCGTCGCCGTGGTCGATCCCGAACTCGGCTCCAAGGGCCACGCCTCGTTCATCGTCCCGCCGAACACGCCCGGTCTGTCCCAGGGGCAGAAGTTCAAGAAGCACGGCATCCGCGCCTCGCACACCGCGGAGGTCGTGCTCGAGGACGTCCGCGTTCCCGGCGGCTGCCTGCTCGGCGGCAAGGAGAAGCTGGACGAGCGCCTGGCGAGGGCCCGCGAGCGGGCGAAGGCCGGTGGCGGCGAGCGTGTGAAGAACGCGGCTATGGCCACCTTCGAGGCCTCCCGCCCCGCCGTCGGGGCCATGGCCGTCGGCACCGCCCGCGCGGCCTACGAGGTCGCGCTCGACTACGCCACGACCCGGGAGCAGTTCGGCCGCCCGATCATCGACAACCAGGGCATCGCCTTCCAACTGGCCGACATGCGCACCCGGATCGACGCCGCGCGTCTTCTGGTGTGGCGCGCCTCGTGGATGGCGACCACCGGCAAGCCGTTCACCTCCGCCGAGGGCTCCATGTCGAAGCTGTTCGCCAGCGAGACCGCCAAGCAGGTCACCGCCCAGGCCATCCAGATCCTCGGCGGCAACGGCTTCACCCGCGAGTACCCGGTGGAGCGCATGCACCGCGACGCGGCGATCTACACGATCTTCGAGGGCACCAGCGAGATCCAGCGTCTGGTGATCGCCCGCACCCTGTCGGGCATGCCCATCCGCTGA
- a CDS encoding ABC transporter ATP-binding protein: MQIRDLPYVDPGLPDVRSGPGFLLWLGRRQLRGQLRSLSWGMLHFVSVMALPYGVGRAVQAVVEKSGSSLAVAGALLAVSAVCIAVGDTMLHRTAVTNWITAAARVQQLLIRKTSELGSALTRRVAAGEVVAVSTGDVEKIGWFVEAVSRFLAAAFTVVLVCVGLLIYQPALGVLVAVGVPVLALGVLPLLPRATRLADVQREKAGRATELASDTVAGLRVLRGIGGEELFLKRYRHASQEVRTAAVRSARMWSAISAVQVLLPGLLLISVVWYGLGLVGEGRITVGELVTVYSAVMLLSYPLRHFEEIAMAYSFSRPSARRAARVLSLERSARQDSPTDDAREPAGDLYDPATGLLVPAGTLTAVVCGDPDAAGRLAERLGGHPAEPDGLPSVLLGGVALDDRPLEEARTAVLVQDKDPVLLSGTLTELLDVPASGAVTAERALTAAESGDVLDALAQASLDNDPMKAPITERGRSLSGGQRQRLALARSLVTDPEVLVLDEPTSAVDSHTEARIADGVRKLRAGRTTVLFTSSPLLLDRAERVVLVHEGEVVAVGAHRELLRTEPRYRAVVTRETESEQRLVAAPRGPVAARFTKAGTEDIEETA; the protein is encoded by the coding sequence ATGCAGATTCGCGACCTTCCGTATGTCGACCCCGGTCTGCCGGACGTCCGGTCGGGGCCGGGTTTCCTCCTCTGGCTCGGACGCCGGCAGCTGCGTGGCCAACTCCGCTCGCTGTCCTGGGGGATGCTGCACTTCGTCTCCGTCATGGCGCTTCCCTACGGGGTCGGCAGGGCTGTCCAGGCGGTCGTGGAGAAGTCCGGCAGTTCCCTCGCCGTGGCGGGTGCGCTGCTCGCCGTCTCCGCCGTCTGCATCGCGGTCGGCGACACCATGCTCCACCGCACGGCCGTCACCAACTGGATCACCGCCGCGGCGCGCGTCCAGCAGCTCCTGATCCGCAAGACCTCCGAGCTGGGCTCCGCGCTCACCCGGCGGGTCGCGGCCGGCGAAGTGGTGGCCGTGTCCACCGGCGACGTCGAGAAGATCGGCTGGTTCGTCGAAGCGGTCTCCCGTTTCCTCGCCGCCGCCTTCACCGTCGTGCTGGTCTGTGTCGGCCTGCTGATCTACCAGCCCGCCCTCGGCGTCCTCGTGGCCGTCGGCGTCCCGGTGCTCGCCCTCGGCGTCCTGCCGCTGCTCCCCCGGGCCACCCGTCTCGCGGACGTCCAGCGGGAGAAGGCGGGCCGCGCCACGGAACTCGCCTCCGACACGGTCGCCGGGCTGCGGGTGCTCCGCGGCATCGGCGGCGAGGAGCTCTTCCTGAAGCGCTACCGGCACGCGTCCCAGGAGGTCCGCACCGCCGCCGTCCGCAGCGCCCGTATGTGGTCGGCCATCTCCGCCGTCCAGGTGCTGCTGCCGGGCCTGCTGCTGATCTCGGTCGTCTGGTACGGCCTCGGGCTCGTCGGCGAGGGCCGGATCACCGTGGGCGAACTGGTCACCGTGTACAGCGCGGTGATGCTGCTGAGTTACCCTCTCCGGCACTTCGAGGAGATCGCCATGGCGTACTCCTTCTCCCGGCCCTCGGCGCGCCGCGCCGCCCGGGTGCTGTCCCTCGAGCGGAGCGCCCGGCAGGACTCGCCCACGGACGACGCACGCGAGCCGGCCGGCGATCTCTACGACCCGGCGACCGGCCTTCTCGTCCCGGCCGGAACGCTCACCGCCGTCGTCTGCGGCGACCCGGACGCGGCGGGACGGCTCGCCGAACGACTCGGCGGCCACCCGGCGGAACCGGACGGCCTGCCCTCCGTGCTGCTCGGCGGCGTCGCGCTGGACGACCGGCCGCTCGAAGAGGCCCGCACCGCGGTGCTCGTCCAGGACAAGGACCCGGTGCTGCTCTCCGGCACCCTCACGGAACTGCTCGACGTCCCCGCCTCGGGCGCGGTCACCGCCGAGCGGGCGCTGACCGCGGCGGAGTCCGGTGACGTCCTCGACGCGCTGGCACAGGCGTCCCTCGACAACGACCCCATGAAGGCGCCCATCACCGAACGCGGGCGCTCCCTGTCCGGCGGCCAGCGGCAGCGGCTCGCGCTGGCGCGTTCGCTGGTCACCGACCCCGAGGTGCTGGTGCTCGACGAGCCGACGTCGGCCGTCGACTCGCACACGGAGGCGCGGATCGCGGACGGCGTGCGGAAGCTGCGCGCGGGCCGCACCACGGTCCTGTTCACGTCCTCGCCGCTGCTGCTCGACCGTGCCGAGCGGGTCGTCCTGGTCCACGAGGGCGAGGTCGTGGCGGTCGGCGCGCACCGCGAACTGCTGCGCACGGAACCCCGTTACCGGGCGGTCGTGACCCGGGAGACCGAATCGGAGCAGCGCCTCGTGGCCGCCCCGCGCGGCCCCGTCGCGGCACGGTTCACCAAGGCCGGCACCGAAGACATCGAGGAGACAGCATGA
- a CDS encoding metal-dependent hydrolase: MMGPAHSLSGAAAWLGVGAATAAAGHPMPWPVLVVGALICAGAALAPDLDHKAATISRAFGPVSRGLCEIVDKLSFAVYKATRKQGDKRRTGGHRTLTHTWLWAVLIGAGASALAIFGGRWAVLAILFVHMVLAVEGLLWRAARVSSDILVWLLGATSAWILAGVLDKPGNGADWLFTAPGQEYLWLGLPIVLGALVHDIGDALTVSGCPILWPIPIGNKRWYAVGPPKPMRFRAGSWVELKVLMPAFMLLGGVGGAAALNFI; encoded by the coding sequence ATGATGGGACCGGCGCACTCTCTGTCCGGGGCGGCCGCCTGGCTGGGGGTGGGAGCGGCGACCGCCGCGGCGGGGCATCCGATGCCGTGGCCCGTCCTCGTCGTCGGAGCGCTGATCTGCGCGGGCGCGGCACTGGCGCCCGACCTGGATCACAAGGCGGCGACGATCTCACGGGCCTTCGGGCCCGTGTCACGCGGGCTGTGCGAGATCGTCGACAAGCTGTCGTTCGCCGTCTACAAGGCGACACGGAAACAGGGCGACAAGCGCAGGACCGGCGGGCACCGGACGCTGACGCACACCTGGCTGTGGGCCGTCCTCATCGGCGCGGGCGCCTCCGCCCTGGCGATCTTCGGCGGCCGGTGGGCCGTCCTCGCGATCCTCTTCGTCCACATGGTGCTGGCCGTGGAAGGACTGCTGTGGCGGGCCGCCCGGGTCTCCAGCGACATCCTGGTCTGGCTGCTGGGAGCGACCAGCGCGTGGATCCTCGCCGGCGTCCTGGACAAGCCCGGCAACGGCGCGGACTGGCTGTTCACCGCCCCCGGCCAGGAGTACCTGTGGCTGGGCCTGCCGATCGTCCTCGGCGCCCTCGTCCACGACATCGGCGACGCCCTCACCGTCTCCGGCTGCCCGATCCTGTGGCCGATCCCGATCGGCAACAAGCGCTGGTACGCCGTGGGCCCGCCGAAGCCGATGCGCTTCCGGGCCGGGAGCTGGGTGGAGCTGAAGGTGCTCATGCCGGCGTTCATGCTGCTGGGCGGGGTGGGCGGGGCGGCCGCGCTCAACTTCATCTGA
- a CDS encoding MarR family winged helix-turn-helix transcriptional regulator has product MSTPDADGLLAEQLLRLTRRLHRSQKRQLQSADIAITPAQSRLLRTVAHYEQPPRMADLAERLEVVPRAVTSLVDGLEAGGRVRRVPDPANRRVTRIELTDKGRATLRALRDARRAAAEDVLAPLTTQQRETLAGLLSTLVDSPGPHC; this is encoded by the coding sequence ATGAGCACCCCCGACGCCGACGGCCTGCTCGCCGAGCAGCTGCTCCGGCTGACCCGCCGGCTCCACCGCAGCCAGAAGCGCCAGCTCCAGTCGGCGGACATAGCCATCACCCCCGCCCAGTCGCGACTGCTGCGCACCGTCGCGCACTACGAACAGCCGCCCCGGATGGCGGATCTGGCGGAGCGTCTCGAGGTGGTCCCCCGCGCCGTCACCAGCCTGGTCGACGGCCTGGAGGCGGGCGGGCGGGTCCGCCGGGTGCCCGACCCGGCCAACCGCCGGGTCACCCGGATCGAGTTGACCGACAAGGGCCGCGCCACGCTGCGCGCCCTGCGCGACGCGCGCCGGGCAGCCGCCGAGGACGTGCTCGCCCCCCTCACCACGCAGCAGCGCGAGACCCTCGCCGGCCTGCTTTCCACGCTGGTCGACAGCCCAGGACCGCACTGCTGA
- a CDS encoding DEAD/DEAH box helicase — MILPLTAGSLIRARDRQDGGVTLIDQLPPDADPDALYEAFSSWAEGQGITLYPAQEEALIEVVSGANVILSTPTGSGKSLVAAAAHFAALANDQVTFYTAPIKALVSEKFFDLCKLFGTENVGMLTGDASVNADAPVICCTAEVLASIALRDGKHADVGQVVMDEFHFYAEQDRGWAWQIPILELPQAQFILMSATLGDVSMFEKDLTRRTGRPTTVVRSATRPVPLSYEYRLTPITETLTELLETKQAPVYIVHFTQAQAVERAQSLMSINMCSREEKDKIADLIGSFRFTTKFGKNLSRYVRHGIGVHHAGMLPKYRRLVEKLAQAGLLKVICGTDTLGVGVNVPIRTVLFTALTKYDGSRVRTLRAREFHQIAGRAGRAGFDTAGLVVAQAPEHVIENEKALAKAGDDPKKRRKVVRKKAPEGFVAWSDSTFEKLIASEPEPLTSRFRVTNIMLLSVIARPGNAFEAMRRLLEDNHEPRKAQLRHIRRAIAIYRSLLDGGVVEQLDTPDAEGRTVRLTVDLQQDFALNQPLSTFALAAFDLLDPQSPSYALDMVSVVESTLDDPRQILAAMQNKARGEAVGRMKADGIEYEERMERLQEISYPKPLEELLWHAYNVYKKSHPWVGDHPVSPKSVIRDMYERALTFTEFTSWYELARTEGIVLRYLASAYKALDHTIPDDLKTEDLEDLIAWLGEMVRQVDSSLLDEWEQLANPEVETAEEAQEKADQVKPVTANARAFRVLVRNALFRRVELAALDRVGELGEMDAESGWDADAWGEAMDGYWDEYDDLGTGPDARGPKLLSIEEDAAHGLWRVRQTFADPNGDHDWGISAEVDLAASDEEGRAVVRVTSVGRL, encoded by the coding sequence ATGATCTTGCCGCTCACGGCCGGTTCCCTCATCCGGGCCCGGGACAGGCAAGATGGGGGTGTGACCCTTATCGATCAGCTGCCGCCAGACGCCGACCCCGATGCCCTGTACGAAGCCTTCTCCTCCTGGGCGGAGGGCCAGGGCATCACGCTCTATCCGGCTCAGGAGGAGGCGCTGATCGAGGTGGTCTCCGGGGCGAACGTGATCCTTTCGACCCCGACCGGCTCAGGGAAGAGCCTGGTCGCGGCGGCCGCGCACTTCGCGGCACTGGCGAACGACCAGGTCACCTTCTACACCGCGCCGATCAAGGCCCTCGTCTCAGAGAAGTTCTTCGACCTGTGCAAGCTGTTCGGCACGGAGAACGTGGGCATGCTGACCGGCGACGCGTCCGTGAACGCCGACGCGCCGGTCATCTGCTGCACCGCGGAGGTGCTGGCCTCGATCGCCCTGCGCGACGGCAAGCACGCCGACGTCGGCCAGGTGGTGATGGACGAGTTCCATTTCTACGCCGAGCAGGACCGCGGCTGGGCCTGGCAGATCCCGATCCTGGAGCTGCCGCAGGCCCAGTTCATCCTGATGTCGGCGACCCTCGGTGACGTCTCGATGTTCGAGAAGGACCTGACCCGCCGCACCGGCCGTCCCACCACCGTCGTCCGGTCGGCGACCCGGCCGGTGCCTCTCTCGTACGAGTACCGGCTGACGCCGATCACGGAGACGCTGACCGAGCTGCTCGAGACGAAGCAGGCGCCGGTCTACATCGTCCACTTCACCCAGGCGCAGGCCGTGGAGCGCGCCCAGTCGCTGATGAGCATCAACATGTGCTCGCGCGAGGAGAAGGACAAGATCGCCGACCTGATCGGCAGTTTCCGGTTCACCACCAAGTTCGGCAAGAACCTGTCCCGTTATGTCCGGCACGGCATCGGTGTGCATCACGCGGGCATGCTGCCCAAGTACCGGCGGCTGGTGGAGAAGCTGGCCCAGGCCGGCCTGCTGAAGGTCATCTGCGGCACCGACACGCTCGGCGTCGGCGTCAACGTCCCCATCCGCACGGTGCTGTTCACGGCGCTCACCAAGTACGACGGCAGCCGGGTGCGGACGCTGCGGGCACGTGAGTTCCACCAGATCGCGGGGCGTGCGGGCCGGGCCGGCTTCGACACCGCGGGCCTGGTCGTCGCGCAGGCGCCCGAGCACGTCATCGAGAACGAGAAGGCGCTCGCGAAGGCCGGCGACGACCCGAAGAAGCGCCGCAAGGTGGTCAGGAAGAAGGCCCCGGAGGGCTTCGTCGCCTGGTCGGACAGCACCTTCGAGAAGCTGATCGCGTCCGAGCCCGAGCCGCTGACCTCCCGCTTCCGGGTCACCAACATCATGCTCCTCTCGGTGATCGCCCGGCCCGGCAACGCCTTCGAGGCCATGCGCCGGCTGCTCGAGGACAACCACGAGCCGCGCAAGGCCCAGCTGCGCCACATCCGCCGGGCCATCGCCATCTACCGCTCGCTGCTCGACGGCGGAGTGGTGGAACAGCTGGACACCCCCGACGCGGAGGGCCGCACCGTCCGGCTCACCGTCGACCTCCAGCAGGACTTCGCGCTGAACCAGCCGCTGTCGACGTTCGCCCTCGCCGCCTTCGACCTGCTCGACCCCCAGTCCCCGTCCTACGCGCTGGACATGGTCTCCGTCGTCGAGTCGACGCTGGACGATCCGCGTCAGATCCTCGCCGCCATGCAGAACAAGGCGCGCGGTGAGGCCGTCGGCAGGATGAAGGCGGACGGCATCGAGTACGAGGAGCGCATGGAGCGTCTCCAGGAGATCTCGTACCCGAAGCCGCTGGAGGAGCTCCTGTGGCACGCCTACAACGTCTACAAGAAGTCGCACCCCTGGGTCGGCGACCACCCGGTGTCGCCGAAGTCCGTCATCCGTGACATGTACGAACGGGCGCTGACGTTCACCGAGTTCACCTCCTGGTACGAACTGGCCCGCACCGAGGGCATCGTGCTGCGCTACCTGGCGAGCGCGTACAAGGCGCTCGACCACACCATCCCGGACGACCTGAAGACGGAGGACCTCGAGGACCTGATCGCCTGGCTCGGTGAGATGGTCCGCCAGGTCGACTCCAGCCTGCTGGACGAGTGGGAGCAGCTCGCCAATCCGGAGGTGGAGACGGCCGAGGAGGCGCAGGAGAAGGCCGACCAGGTCAAGCCGGTCACGGCGAACGCCCGCGCCTTCCGGGTGCTGGTCCGCAACGCGCTGTTCCGCCGGGTGGAGCTGGCCGCCCTGGACCGGGTGGGCGAACTGGGCGAGATGGACGCCGAGTCGGGCTGGGACGCGGATGCCTGGGGCGAGGCGATGGACGGGTACTGGGACGAGTACGACGACCTGGGCACCGGCCCCGACGCCCGCGGTCCGAAGCTCCTGTCCATCGAGGAGGACGCGGCGCACGGCCTGTGGCGCGTGCGGCAGACCTTCGCCGACCCGAACGGCGACCATGACTGGGGTATCAGCGCGGAGGTCGATCTGGCGGCCTCCGACGAAGAGGGCCGGGCGGTCGTGCGGGTCACGTCCGTCGGCCGGCTGTGA
- a CDS encoding ABC transporter ATP-binding protein — MIGLAPPEYDPAALRTATTLPVGTPATVRAYVSELLRRHRGAFALLVTVNTVAVVASMAGPWLLGSLVEKAADGARDLHLERTAALFAVALVVQAVFVRLVRLRGAMLGERMLADLREDFLVRSVGLPPGVLERAGTGDLLSRITTDVDRLANAMREAVPQLTIGVFWIVLLLGGLTVTAPPLAPAVLVAVPLLVVGCRWYFRRAPSAYRSEAAGYAAVAAVLAETVDAGRTVESHRLGARRVALSDRRIKEWTAWERYTLYLRSVLFPVINLTHATVLTSVLMIGGVFVLQGWIGIGQLTTGALIAQMMVDPVNLILRWYDELQVAQVSLARLVGVREIEPEAGDDRLRPDGRDVRADRVHFGYREGVDVLHKVSMEVPPGTRMALVGPSGAGKSTLGRLLAGIYAPRSGHVTLGSAELSGMPAERVREHVALVNQEHHVFVGSLRDNLLLARSSAGDEELWTALGAVDADGWARALDDGLDTEVGSGGLSLTPAQAQQIALARLVLADPHTLVLDEATSLLDPRAARHLERSLSRVLDGRTVVAIAHRLHTAHDADVIAVVEEGRISELGSHDELVSADGAYAALWRSWHG, encoded by the coding sequence ATGATCGGCCTGGCGCCACCGGAGTACGATCCGGCGGCCCTCCGCACGGCGACCACCCTGCCGGTGGGCACGCCGGCCACCGTGCGCGCGTACGTGAGCGAGCTGCTGCGGCGGCACCGCGGCGCCTTCGCGCTCCTCGTCACCGTCAACACGGTCGCCGTCGTCGCCTCGATGGCCGGTCCGTGGCTCCTCGGTTCGCTCGTGGAGAAGGCGGCGGACGGAGCGCGCGACCTGCACCTGGAACGCACGGCCGCCCTGTTCGCGGTGGCCCTCGTCGTCCAGGCGGTCTTCGTCCGGCTGGTGCGCCTGCGCGGGGCGATGCTGGGCGAACGGATGCTCGCCGATCTGCGCGAGGACTTCCTCGTGCGCTCGGTGGGGCTCCCTCCGGGTGTGCTCGAACGCGCCGGGACGGGCGACCTGCTGTCCCGTATCACCACGGACGTCGACCGCCTCGCCAACGCCATGCGCGAGGCCGTGCCGCAGCTGACGATCGGCGTCTTCTGGATCGTGCTGCTCCTCGGCGGGCTCACCGTGACCGCGCCGCCGCTCGCGCCCGCCGTACTGGTGGCGGTGCCCCTGCTCGTCGTCGGCTGCCGCTGGTACTTCAGGCGCGCACCGTCGGCGTACCGCTCGGAGGCCGCCGGTTACGCGGCGGTTGCGGCCGTGCTCGCCGAGACCGTCGACGCCGGCCGCACCGTGGAGTCGCACCGGCTCGGGGCGCGCCGCGTCGCCCTCTCCGACCGGCGCATCAAGGAGTGGACGGCCTGGGAGCGGTACACCCTCTATCTGCGGTCCGTCCTCTTCCCCGTCATCAACCTCACCCACGCGACCGTGCTGACCTCCGTGCTGATGATCGGCGGCGTGTTCGTGCTGCAGGGCTGGATCGGGATCGGCCAGCTGACCACCGGCGCGCTGATCGCCCAGATGATGGTCGACCCGGTGAACCTGATCCTGCGCTGGTACGACGAGCTCCAGGTGGCGCAGGTGTCCCTGGCGCGGCTGGTGGGCGTGCGGGAGATCGAACCGGAGGCGGGCGACGACCGGTTGCGTCCCGACGGCCGGGACGTCCGCGCCGACCGGGTGCACTTCGGTTACCGCGAGGGCGTCGACGTGCTGCACAAGGTCTCGATGGAGGTGCCGCCCGGCACCCGCATGGCCCTGGTCGGCCCGTCCGGCGCCGGCAAGTCCACGCTGGGCCGGCTGCTCGCGGGCATCTACGCGCCGCGCAGCGGCCATGTCACGCTCGGCTCGGCCGAGTTGTCCGGCATGCCGGCCGAGCGGGTGCGGGAGCACGTGGCCCTGGTCAACCAGGAGCACCACGTCTTCGTCGGCTCGCTGCGGGACAACCTCCTCCTCGCCCGCTCCTCCGCCGGGGACGAGGAGCTGTGGACCGCGCTGGGCGCGGTGGACGCGGACGGCTGGGCGCGGGCGCTGGACGACGGTCTGGACACCGAGGTCGGCTCCGGCGGGCTCTCGCTGACCCCGGCGCAGGCACAGCAGATCGCGCTGGCGCGCCTCGTCCTCGCGGACCCGCACACGCTGGTGCTGGACGAGGCCACCTCGCTGCTGGACCCGCGGGCGGCCCGCCACCTGGAGCGCTCGCTGTCCCGTGTCCTCGACGGCCGCACGGTCGTCGCCATCGCGCACCGGCTGCACACCGCGCACGACGCCGACGTGATCGCGGTGGTCGAGGAGGGCCGGATCAGCGAGCTCGGCAGTCACGACGAGCTCGTCTCCGCGGACGGTGCGTACGCGGCGCTCTGGCGCTCCTGGCACGGGTAG